One region of Vibrio pelagius genomic DNA includes:
- a CDS encoding NAD-dependent malic enzyme translates to MNNDKRPLYIPYSGPALLSTPLLNKGSAFTAEERASFNLEGLLPENTETIQEQVGRAYKQYCNFESDMDKHIYLRNIQDTNETLFYRLVQNHISEMMPIIYTPTVGAACENFSNIYRRGRGLFISYPNRDRIDDLLNNATNHNVKVIVVTDGERILGLGDQGIGGMGIPIGKLSLYTACGGISPAYMLPIVLDVGTNNPQRLADPMYMGWRHPRITGADYNAFVEEFIQAVQRRWPDALVQFEDFAQKNAMPLLERYKNRICCFNDDIQGTAAVTVGSLLAACKAAGSKLSEQRVTFLGAGSAGCGIAEAIIAQMVSEGISDAQARSQVYMVDRWGLLQEGMPNLLDFQQRLVQTKKNTEGWETEGTGFSLLDVVRNAKPTVLVGVSGAPGLFSKEVIQEMNLHCERPIVFPLSNPTSRVEATPNDIIRWTEGQALVATGSPFEPVTHKGTVYPIAQCNNSYIFPGIGLGVLAVNASRITDEMLMESSRALATCSPLAINGSGALLPPLEEIHTVSKKIAFAVGKKAIEQGVALEITEEALQQAIDQHFWQPVYRRYKRTAF, encoded by the coding sequence ATGAACAACGACAAACGCCCTCTATACATCCCATATTCGGGTCCTGCACTACTAAGTACTCCTCTTTTAAACAAAGGCAGTGCATTCACCGCTGAAGAGCGTGCTTCTTTTAACCTAGAAGGCCTTCTGCCTGAAAATACAGAAACGATTCAAGAGCAAGTTGGTCGTGCGTACAAGCAGTACTGCAACTTCGAAAGCGACATGGATAAGCACATTTATCTGCGCAACATCCAAGATACTAACGAAACACTCTTCTATCGTTTAGTTCAAAATCATATCTCTGAAATGATGCCAATCATCTACACACCAACTGTAGGTGCGGCATGTGAAAACTTCTCTAACATTTACCGTCGTGGTCGTGGTCTGTTTATCTCTTACCCGAACCGCGATCGTATCGATGACCTACTGAACAATGCGACTAACCACAATGTAAAAGTAATCGTGGTAACGGACGGTGAGCGTATTCTTGGTTTGGGAGACCAAGGTATCGGTGGTATGGGTATTCCAATTGGTAAGCTTTCTCTATACACAGCGTGTGGCGGCATCAGCCCAGCTTACATGCTACCTATCGTTCTTGATGTTGGTACCAACAACCCTCAACGTCTAGCAGACCCAATGTACATGGGCTGGCGCCACCCTCGTATCACAGGCGCAGACTACAACGCATTCGTTGAAGAGTTCATTCAAGCAGTTCAACGCCGTTGGCCAGATGCTTTGGTTCAGTTTGAGGACTTCGCTCAGAAGAACGCAATGCCACTGCTTGAGCGCTACAAAAACCGCATCTGCTGCTTCAACGATGACATTCAAGGCACTGCTGCTGTAACAGTTGGCTCACTATTGGCGGCTTGTAAAGCGGCAGGTAGCAAGCTATCTGAGCAACGTGTGACATTCCTTGGTGCAGGTTCAGCGGGTTGTGGTATCGCAGAAGCGATTATCGCTCAGATGGTGTCTGAAGGTATCAGCGATGCGCAAGCTCGCTCACAAGTTTACATGGTTGACCGTTGGGGTCTTCTACAAGAGGGCATGCCAAACCTACTCGACTTCCAACAACGTCTGGTTCAAACCAAAAAGAACACTGAAGGTTGGGAAACAGAAGGTACTGGTTTCTCTCTATTAGATGTTGTCCGTAACGCGAAGCCTACTGTACTTGTAGGTGTATCTGGGGCACCGGGTCTGTTCAGCAAAGAAGTTATCCAAGAGATGAACCTTCACTGTGAACGCCCAATCGTGTTCCCTCTATCGAACCCAACAAGCCGTGTTGAAGCGACGCCAAACGACATCATTCGCTGGACAGAAGGTCAAGCACTTGTTGCAACAGGTAGCCCGTTTGAGCCAGTGACTCACAAAGGCACGGTTTACCCAATCGCACAGTGTAACAACAGCTACATCTTCCCAGGTATCGGCCTTGGTGTTCTAGCGGTTAATGCTTCTCGCATCACAGACGAAATGCTGATGGAATCAAGCCGTGCGCTAGCGACTTGCTCTCCACTAGCAATCAATGGTTCTGGTGCTCTTCTACCGCCATTGGAAGAGATCCACACGGTATCGAAAAAGATTGCTTTTGCCGTTGGTAAGAAAGCGATCGAGCAAGGTGTTGCACTAGAGATCACAGAAGAAGCGCTACAGCAAGCTATCGACCAACACTTCTGGCAGCCAGTGTACCGTCGCTATAAGCGTACTGCTTTCTAA
- a CDS encoding SanA/YdcF family protein: MKFSSSNLIALLNKASKKIQTTLLSVFIIVLIGAATVIAIDYWVSWQAKGRIITQIEDVPQREVAVVLGTSKYLGRTLNEYYKHRIDAAIDLYNQGTINQFLLSGDNAHRSYNEPWTMKRDLLKAGVPEDRINLDYAGFRTLDSIVRAKKIFDTDNFLIITQKFHCERALFIASSYDIHAQCLAVSGPTKHSGFSIRLREVFARTKAFLDLYIIGTAPKFLGPKEPIQPSATPENSNPQTDV, from the coding sequence GTGAAATTCAGTTCTTCAAATTTGATTGCACTTTTAAACAAGGCGAGCAAAAAGATCCAAACCACCCTACTTTCCGTGTTTATCATTGTGTTGATTGGGGCAGCGACAGTAATTGCCATTGATTACTGGGTTTCTTGGCAAGCTAAAGGGCGTATCATTACTCAGATTGAAGACGTTCCTCAACGAGAGGTTGCGGTTGTTTTAGGGACAAGTAAGTACCTAGGTCGTACTCTCAACGAATACTATAAGCACCGAATCGACGCCGCTATCGATCTGTATAACCAAGGTACCATCAATCAATTTCTTCTGAGTGGTGACAATGCACACCGCTCTTACAATGAGCCTTGGACCATGAAGCGCGATCTGCTTAAAGCTGGAGTACCTGAAGATCGCATCAATCTCGACTACGCAGGTTTTCGTACCCTTGACTCGATTGTCCGTGCCAAAAAGATTTTTGATACCGATAACTTTCTGATCATCACTCAAAAATTTCACTGTGAACGCGCGCTATTCATCGCGAGCTCTTACGATATTCATGCACAGTGCTTGGCTGTTTCTGGGCCAACTAAACACTCTGGTTTCTCTATTCGACTGCGTGAAGTTTTTGCACGAACCAAAGCATTTTTAGACCTCTACATCATAGGGACCGCACCGAAATTTTTAGGCCCTAAAGAGCCGATTCAACCCAGCGCAACCCCTGAAAACAGTAATCCACAAACCGATGTGTAG